Proteins found in one Oryza glaberrima chromosome 4, OglaRS2, whole genome shotgun sequence genomic segment:
- the LOC127772076 gene encoding uncharacterized protein LOC127772076, with protein sequence METEVIKIKADNISGAAEEIIHFLMGPNKGDVIHFDGWGGLGASAVLKAIATRLKSSASLLGEAATVMKAGLDKIIHVDCSLWQNTRAVQKAIAIDLNLPQHVISLFDQWDEKDDFDGVHQVARGPIQHVKEEILYNLRDRGFLVIFHNGSGRYIDLKNCGILVAGLLGKRVLWTSRGRFSLHSNDIREVHERKLAESNVSIYADLSSDSILNSVRHLLQVEAEEVAFYSGVLEPDMSTKLVMECILYKALRGDDYGINWGTNATNYWVCDGMIKDATNGDRSAWEIAEALHSVMHLEDWHQVWAVNIRDSFGLSSKEWRHTNRWISTTHQYVATVKVPPQATSFFVTEAGSLIDKSSSMILRGDMFGHSDRSRLRVLHLSQCTFSFSSAPFLGCSNLRFLLLDHCKNKDIDDQVAAHLDEEDEHQQSKMGHHNRTCLKELWVLDISYTEWYWLLSEQMMDQMVHLHELNVKGIKNGTWISHLAPGHVARSNSCRPRNLGKLRVTCCEITNQASSFVEFPDLSTSSIKTIALDGCVELEKLAHNFLPLLLESFIFVSNVGAKIKIISFQGCTQLKSLLLRGLLESLVEMDMSHTAIKMLDLTAMQAPHLNKLVLLGCEKLRAILWPREWKKPELYVLHIDTTDARWVGEDKSSKKEAASGDTSVGPSSRKVLHGDQALLNFDFYISLRNARFLRSLLHDRLGNRVIVEISSTTNISATDGFKETSREMQTGICGCKQQAPTVNLQKPIDNLYMDDINAHFEDILQADDGDRDASDGGDAPSFIYMWPCPSNCSKPYSAHCYISVQDEMQTNLHQGTTTILKEEASGITLPDFVHDSALSLHLHDCLSITSIPGHASAAIDLSWRILWWCRIERCPNLEGTIFTAPRTRDNIFRGLETFWASQLLKVFYIWDWDTSLFQPSYNSFENLKFLHLDRCPRLVHVLPLCASNSSRCRSLKTLEIVCCGALRDVFPLDSDSTIEFRRLKRIHLHELPKLQRICGRKMSTPELETVKIRGCWSLRRLPSVGRHHSTPPTVDCEKEWWDGLEWEGVEANHHPSLYKPIHSHYYKKALRRTSLLK encoded by the exons ATGGAAACAGAG GTAATCAAGATCAAGGCAGACAACATCAGTGGTGCTGCAGAGGAGATAATCCATTTTCTGATGGGTCCAAACAAAGGAGATGTGATACACTTTGATGGCTGGGGTGGATTGGGGGCATCCGCTGTTCTCAAAGCCATCGCCACACGGCTCAaatcatcagcatcactgtTAGGAGAGGCTGCTACTGTGATGAAAGCAGGCTTGGACAAAATCATCCACGTTGACTGCTCACTGTGGCAAAACACCAGGGCTGTGCAGAAGGCCATTGCGATTGATCTGAATCTTCCTCAACATGTGATATCCCTCTTTGACCAGTGGGATGAGAAGGACGATTTTGATGGGGTACACCAGGTTGCTAGAGGCCCAATACAACATGTCAAGGAGGAAATCTTGTACAACCTTCGTGACCGCGGATTCCTGGTGATCTTCCACAATGGGAGTGGCCGCTACATTGATCTTAAAAATTGTGGTATCCTTGTAGCAGGGCTTTTGGGCAAGAGAGTGTTGTGGACCTCCCGAGGCAGGTTTTCACTTCATAGCAATGACATACGAGAGGTGCATGAAAGGAAGTTAGCTGAGAGTAATGTTTCTATATATGCTGATTTGTCAAGTGATTCCATACTTAATAGTGTCAGGCACCTGCTGCAAGTAGAGGCTGAGGAGGTAGCCTTCTACAGCGGTGTCCTTGAACCTGATATGAGCACCAAACTTGTCATGGAGTGCATCTTGTACAAGGCATTGAGAGGTGATGACTATGGCATCAACTGGGGCACCAACGCAACCAATTATTGGGTATGTGATGGAATGATAAAAGATGCCACCAATGGTGATAGATCGGCATGGGAGATTGCTGAAGCTCTGCATAGTGTTATGCACTTGGAGGATTGGCATCAGGTCTGGGCAGTCAATATTCGTGATTCCTTTGGGTTGAGTAGTAAAGAGTGGAGGCACACAAACCGTTGGATTTCAACTACCCACCAATATGTAGCTACAGTAAAAGTGCCACCTCAAGCAACATCCTTCTTTGTGACGGAAGCCGGATCACTGATTGACAAAAGTAGCTCCATGATATTACGAGGTGACATGTTTGGACATTCAGATAGGAGCAGATTGCGTGTACTACATCTCTCCCAGTGTACCTTCAGTTTTTCATCAGCCCCCTTCCTTGGCTGCAGCAACCTTAGGTTCCTCCTACTTGACCATTGCAAAAACAAGGACATAGACGATCAAGTGGCAGCTCATCTTGATGAAGAGGATGAGCATCAACAGAGCAAAATGGGCCATCacaatagaacatgtttgaagGAGCTTTGGGTGTTGGACATAAGTTATACAGAGTGGTATTGGTTACTATCAGAACAGATGATGGATCAAATGGTTCACCTTCATGAGTTGAATGTGAAGGGGATTAAGAATGGGACCTGGATAAGCCATCTAGCTCCTGGCCATGTTGCTAGAAGCAACAGCTGCAGGCCGCGCAACCTTGGCAAGCTCCGAGTTACATGTTGTGAGATTACAAACCAAGCATCATCATTTGTAGAATTCCCTGATCTGTCAACCTCTAGTATCAAGACAATTGCCCTTGATGGCTGTGTTGAGCTGGAGAAACTTGCCCACAATTTCCTGCCTCTGTTGCTAGAGTCATTTATATTCGTCAGTAATGTCGGTGCCAAGATAAAGATCATCTCGTTCCAGGGATGCACGCAACTGAAGAGCCTATTGCTGAGAGGATTGTTAGAGAGCCTCGTGGAGATGGACATGTCACATACAGCAATCAAAATGCTTGACCTTACTGCAATGCAAGCTCCACATCTCAACAAGCTAGTTCTGTTGGGTTGTGAGAAGCTACGAGCAATACTATGGCCTAGAGAATGGAAGAAGCCAGAATTGTATGTGCTACACATTGACACCACTGATGCAAGATGGGTGGGAGAAGACAAGTCAAGCAAGAAAGAGGCAGCCAGTGGCGATACAAGTGTAGGTCCATCATCAAGAAAAGTGCTTCATGGCGACCAAGCACTTCTTAACTTTGATTTCTACATTTCATTGAGGAATGCAAGATTCCTTCGGTCACTTTTGCACGACAGACTTGGCAACCGTGTAATTGTTGAGATTTCATCTACTACTAATATTTCTGCAACTGATGGTTTTAAAGAAACTAGCCGAGAAATGCAGACTGGCATTTGTGGCTGCAAACAACAAGCGCCAACTGTAAACCTGCAGAAGCCAATCGACAACTTATACATGGATGACATTAACGCCCACTTCGAAGACATCTTGCAAGCTGATGATGGTGATAGAGATGCTAGTGATGGTGGAGATGCCCCATCTTTCATTTATATGTGGCCTTGTCCTTCTAATTGTTCGAAACCATACAGTGCCCACTGCTACATCAGCGTCCAGGATGAGATGCAAACTAATTTACATCAGGGTACTACTACTATTTTAAAAGAAGAAGCTAGTGGCATTACTTTGCCAGATTTCGTGCATGACAGTGCATTGAGCCTGCACTTGCATGACTGCTTGTCTATCACCAGTATACCAGGCCATGCATCTGCTGCAATAGATTTGAGTTGGAGGATCCTATGGTGGTGCCGAATTGAGAGGTGTCCTAACTTAGAAGGCACTATTTTTACTGCTCCTCGCACTCGAGACAATATTTTCCGGGGTCTCGAAACATTCTGGGCATCTCAACTCTTAAAGGTTTTCTACATCTGGGACTGGGACACGTCATTGTTTCAGCCTAGTTACAATTCATTCGAGAACCTGAAGTTCTTACATCTGGATCGGTGCCCCAGGTTGGTACATGTACTCCCCTTATGTGCATCAAATTCCAGCAGATGCCGTAGCTTGAAAACACTTGAAATCGTGTGCTGCGGTGCACTCAGGGATGTCTTCCCACTGGATTCCGATTCAACTATAGAATTCCGAAGGCTAAAGCGCATCCACCTGCACGAGCTACCCAAGCTGCAGCGCATCTGCGGCCGCAAGATGTCCACGCCCGAGCTCGAGACCGTGAAGATTAGGGGCTGTTGGAGCCTCAGACGGCTGCCATCTGTTGGTCGCCACCATAGCACACCACCTACAGTGGACTGCGAGAAGGAATGGTGGGATGGCCTTGAGTGGGAAGGCGTGGAAGCCAACCACCATCCTTCCCTCTACAAGCCCATCCACTCGCACTACTACAAGAAAGCCCTGCGGAGAACCTCCCTACTCAAGTGA